One segment of Panicum virgatum strain AP13 chromosome 1K, P.virgatum_v5, whole genome shotgun sequence DNA contains the following:
- the LOC120706114 gene encoding uncharacterized protein LOC120706114, whose protein sequence is MFGAPVAEHEPEDLSKRKMCSGSKMKEMTGSGIFAASGGTDNSESGSGAANPSHKTTLRMYQQAVTGMSQITLSAEGSVSLKKPSSLPEVAKQRELSGTLESEAASKTAKQISESKSKELSGSDIFGPPPEVPARPLAARNLELRGNLDFALPHTRSIHTSVKVSNPAGGRSNIVFGEEPVVKTAKKIHAQKFHELTGNNIFKEDAPPGPEHGEIEGDEWQQHLRRRKGGFPGLLWRRPEASWWRQQHCVGLGSHLISL, encoded by the exons ATGTTCGGCGCGCCGGTCGCCGAGCACGAGCCCGAGGATCTGAGCAAGAG GAAAATGTGCTCTGGCTCAAAGATGAAAGAGATGACTGGGAGTGGAATATTTGCTGCGTCTGGTGGAACTGATAATTCCGAGTCTGGTTCTGGTGCAGCAAATCCTTCTCACAAAACTACTTTGAGGATGTATCAG CAAGCTGTAACTGGCATGAGTCAGATAACATTAAGTGCAGAGGGAAGTGTGTCCCTCAAGAAGCCATCCTCATTGCCTGAGGTGGCCAAGCAACGAGAGCTTAGTGGCACCCTGGAGAGTGAAGCTGCTTCTAAAACGGCAAAGCAGATCTCAGAATCGAAGAGCAAGGAGTTGAGTGGGAGTGATATCTTTGGACCACCCCCTGAGGTTCCTGCTAGGCCCTTGGCTGCTCGTAATCTGGAGCTGCGAGGAAACTTGGATTTTGCACTTCCACACACAAGAAGCATTCACACATCAGTTAAAGTATCCAAT CCTGCTGGAGGTCGGAGCAACATCGTTTTCGGCGAGGAACCAGTGGTCAAGACAGCAAAAAAGATTCACGCTCAGAAATTCCACGAGCTGACTGGAAATAACATCTTCAAAGAAGATGCTCCCCCTGGCCCTGAGCACGGCGAAATTGAGGGAGATGAATGGCAGCAACATCTTCGCCGACGGAAAGGTGGCTTCCCGGGACTACTTTGGCGGCGTCCGGAAGCCTCCTGGTGGCGGCAGCAGCATTGCGTTGGTCTAGGATCTCATCTCATCAGTCTGTAG